A stretch of the Rosa rugosa chromosome 5, drRosRugo1.1, whole genome shotgun sequence genome encodes the following:
- the LOC133711055 gene encoding uncharacterized protein LOC133711055, giving the protein MSSGGTPPISSSAGSVNAGASSGSADPENETIDDKAPLWKFVKKIEKMPGGGSWRWRCSFCKLHYNGSYTRVRGHLLKEGTAGIAVCNKVTPHAFTQMSKLVRECKERLMNAAPRQVPLPSSGQQGGSSSTSSYGMSYHAYSEAQTASDGGKKRKTAAGSVEKAFQNSAREQCDSEVARMYYTGGLSFNLARNPHYRNSYIRASTLPGYIPPGYNALRTTLLAKEKKNIEHHLQPIKITWKDKGVSLCSDGWSDAQRRPLINVIAACESGPMMLRAINCEGEFKDHALIADLIIDSIKEVGWENVVQVITDNAPVCSKAGALIASKYPTIFWTPCVVHTLNLAVKNICTPSLVASNADVFDACCWIQPVSEDVMFIKNFIMNHGMRLVMFNDHCNLKLLSVAPTRFASTLIMLKRFRQIKNGLQQMVISPKWDDYKEDDVRKAASVKEKLLDKLLWDDIDYIISFTEPIYEMIRRADTNRPSLHLVYEWWDSMIEQVKKAIYRKERKQPHQESPFWDAVYKVLMARWSKSNTSLNCLAHSLNPKYYSSEWLSEDTNRVAPHKDLEITRERKNCILRYFANEDDRRKVNIEFANFSMCMQEFGSGDAMKDRFIMQPITWWAVHGASAPSLQAIAFKVLGQPCSSSCCERNWSTYNFIHSVRRNKITPQRAEDLVFVHTNLRLLARRSPSYNESATQMWDVGGDEFDSLEETNVGRLEIANLSLDEPQLEGVLFEDEDLEDVVQVE; this is encoded by the exons ATGAGCAGCGGAGGAACACCTCCTATTAGTTCTAGTGCCGGGTCTGTTAACGCCGGTGCTAGTAGTGGATCTGCTGATCCTGAAAATGAGACCATTGATGATAAAGCACCATTGTGGAAATTTGTGAAGAAGATTGAAAAAATGCCAGGTGGAGGAAGTTGGAGGTGGCGGTGCAGTTTTTGCAAATTGCACTACAACGGGTCTTATACTAGAGTTCGTGGTCATTTGTTGAAAGAAGGAACAGCGGGGATAGCAGTTTGCAACAAGGTTACTCCTCATGCATTTACTCAAATGTCCAAGTTGGTGAGAGAATGCAAGGAGAGACTAATGAATGCAGCTCCTAGACAAGTTCCTCTACCATCATCAGGACAACAAGGGGGGAGTTCCAGCACAAGTAGCTATGGGATGAGTTATCATGCCTATAGTGAAGCACAAACAGCAAGTGATGgtggaaagaagaggaaaacagCTGCTGGTTCAGTTGAAAAGGCCTTCCAAAACTCAGCTAGGGAGCAATGCGATAGTGAGGTTGCAAGGATGTACTACACCGGTGGCTTATCTTTCAACCTAGCTAGAAATCCACACTATCGGAACTCTTACATTCGTGCTTCTACCCTTCCAGGCTACATTCCACCAGGCTACAATGCTCTAAGGACTACACTtcttgcaaaagaaaagaaaaatattgagcATCATTTACAGCCAATCAAGATTACATGGAAAGACAAAGGTGTGAGTCTTTGTAGTGATGGTTGGTCTGATGCACAAAGAAGACCATTGATTAATGTGATAGCAGCTTGTGAGAGTGGTCCGATGATGTTGAGGGCTATAAACTGTGAGGGGGAATTCAAGGATCATGCATTGATTGCAGACTTGATTATAGATTCCATCAAGGAAGTGGGTTGGGAAAATGTTGTACAAGTGATTACCGACAATGCTCCTGTTTGTTCTAAGGCCGGTGCCTTGATAGCAAGTAAGTATCCTACTATTTTTTGGACACCATGTGTAGTGCATACTTTGAATCTTGCTGTCAAGAATATTTGCACACCTTCATTAGTTGCAAGCAATGCGGATGTGTTTGATGCATGTTGTTGGATACAGCCAGTTTCTGAGGATGTTATGTTTATCAAGAACTTCATTATGAATCATGGAATGAGATTAGTGATGTTTAATGACCATTGCAATTTGAAGTTGCTTTCGGTTGCTCCCACAAGGTTTGCATCTACGTTAATCATGCTAAAGAGGTTTAGGCAAATCAAAAATGGTTTGCAACAGATGGTCATCAGTCCAAAGTGGGATGATTACAAAGAAGATGATGTTAGGAAGGCAGCTTCTGTGAAAGAGAAATTATTAGATAAGTTGCTGTGGGATGACATTGATTACATCATTTCTTTTACTGAGCCTATCTATGAGATGATCAGGAGAGCAGACACTAATAGGCCTTCTCTTCATTTGGTGTATGAATGGTGGGATAGTATGATTGAGCAAGTAAAGAAAGCTATCTATAGGAAAGAAAGGAAGCAACCTCATCAAGAGTCTCCATTTTGGGATGCGGTGTATAAGGTTCTAATGGCTCGTTGGTCCAAGAGCAATACTTCTCTCAATTGCTTGGCACATTCATTGAATCCGAa GTATTATAGTTCGGAATGGCTTAGTGAAGATACTAATCGTGTTGCTCCCCACAAAGATTTAGAGATTACAAGGGAGAGGAAAAATTGTATCCTTAGATACTTTGCCAATGAAGATGATCGAAGGAAAGTTAACATAGAATTTGCCAATTTTTCTATGTGCATGCAAGAGTTTGGAAGTGGAGATGCTATGAAGGATAGGTTTATTATGCAGCCTATAACATGGTGGGCTGTCCATGGAGCTTCGGCACCATCTCTCCAAGCCATAGCCTTCAAGGTTCTAGGTCAACCTTGTTCTTCTTCATGTTGTGAAAGAAATTGGAGTACTTACAATTTCATTCACTCTGTGAGGAGGAACAAGATAACACCACAAAGAGCGGAAGATTTGGTGTTTGTGCATACCAATCTTCGCCTTTTAGCTAGAAGAAGCCCAAGTTATAATGAGAGTGCAACTCAAATGTGGGATGTTGGAGGTGATGAGTTTGATTCATTGGAAGAGACTAATGTTGGAAGGCTTGAGATTGCTAACCTTTCACTTGATGAACCACAATTAGAGGGGGTTTTGTTTGAAGATGAAGACCTTGAGGATGTTGTTCAAGTTGAATGA